One genomic region from Candidatus Nomurabacteria bacterium encodes:
- a CDS encoding class IV adenylate cyclase: MQTEVEVKFVDIQLTQTRRLLKEVGADCIFPMREMRRVIMDTPDLILHKDHKFLRLRDEGNKITATLKSIDKSRPLNLHSVQEIEVEIDNFDKGIELFTLLGMKVLSYQESKRETWSLEGAEVVLDIWPWLNPLIEIEADELAVKKVAKLLGFDWEQALFGGIMPVYRKQYPNIQKNFKITNLKEVRFSDPVPKQLIGESDN, from the coding sequence ATGCAAACTGAAGTTGAGGTGAAGTTCGTCGATATTCAATTAACACAAACTCGTCGACTACTAAAAGAAGTTGGTGCTGATTGTATATTTCCAATGCGAGAAATGAGGCGTGTAATCATGGATACACCAGATTTGATATTGCACAAAGACCATAAATTTTTAAGATTACGCGACGAAGGAAACAAGATCACTGCTACTTTAAAGAGCATAGATAAATCAAGACCACTAAATTTACACTCAGTACAGGAGATAGAAGTAGAAATAGATAATTTCGATAAAGGCATCGAACTTTTTACATTACTTGGGATGAAGGTGCTATCTTATCAAGAGTCAAAACGTGAAACGTGGAGTCTCGAGGGTGCAGAGGTTGTTTTGGATATATGGCCTTGGCTAAATCCATTAATCGAGATAGAAGCAGACGAATTGGCTGTTAAGAAAGTGGCAAAATTATTAGGCTTTGATTGGGAACAAGCATTGTTTGGCGGTATAATGCCGGTTTACAGAAAGCAGTATCCCAATATACAAAAAAACTTTAAGATTACGAATCTAAAAGAAGTTCGGTTTTCTGATCCAGTACCTAAGCAACTTATCGGAGAATCAGATAATTAA
- a CDS encoding glycine--tRNA ligase codes for MNNKVKMDDIVSLCKRRGFIYQGSEVYGGLSGTWDYGPLGVSLKRKIMNLWWKMFVEERDDMYGVDAAILMNQKVWKASGHVDTFTDPLVECSNCHGRFREDKIDTSKCPTCGTKNPFGPARQFNMMFKTHIGPVDETIKKQGIHITSNVDTTTGSVSTVQDEESKTIAYSLNNDTSLVYLRPETAQGIFTNYKNIVDSFSPDLPFGIAQQGKAFRNEISPRDFVFRSREFEQMEIEYFVHPDNWQSVFEQWVKDIHTFLEVLGLPSDSVYELEVPEDDLAHYSKRTIDFEFDYPHGRDELLGLAYRTDFDLGNVQRESGKNMIYRPKDGGEPFVPHVIEPSFGVERAFMAVLVSAYAEDEQSGEKRVFLKLPAHLAPVKVAVSPLLKNKPELVQKAQEVYKTLKNEFGNVMWDDNGNIGKRYRRQDEIGTPYCVVIDFQTLEDDTVTVRDRDTTKQERIKIIELGTKL; via the coding sequence ATGAACAATAAAGTAAAGATGGATGATATTGTAAGCTTGTGTAAAAGGCGTGGGTTTATTTATCAGGGCTCCGAAGTTTACGGTGGTTTGAGTGGCACGTGGGATTACGGTCCGCTTGGTGTATCACTAAAACGAAAAATCATGAACCTTTGGTGGAAGATGTTCGTCGAGGAGCGAGATGATATGTATGGCGTGGATGCAGCTATTCTCATGAATCAAAAGGTCTGGAAGGCGAGTGGTCATGTCGACACGTTCACTGACCCGTTGGTGGAATGTAGTAACTGCCATGGTCGTTTCCGCGAGGATAAGATTGACACCAGCAAGTGTCCAACTTGCGGCACCAAAAATCCGTTCGGTCCAGCACGTCAATTCAATATGATGTTCAAGACGCACATAGGACCTGTTGACGAAACGATTAAAAAGCAAGGTATACATATAACATCTAATGTAGATACAACCACAGGTTCTGTGAGTACAGTACAAGATGAAGAAAGTAAAACCATTGCCTATTCGTTGAATAATGATACTTCACTTGTTTATCTGCGACCAGAGACCGCACAAGGAATATTCACGAACTACAAAAATATTGTAGATAGTTTCAGCCCAGATCTACCATTCGGCATTGCACAGCAGGGTAAGGCATTTCGTAACGAAATTAGTCCACGAGATTTCGTATTCCGTAGTCGTGAGTTCGAGCAGATGGAAATTGAGTATTTCGTTCATCCAGATAACTGGCAATCAGTATTTGAACAGTGGGTTAAAGATATTCACACGTTTTTGGAAGTACTTGGCCTCCCTAGCGATAGTGTGTATGAACTTGAAGTACCCGAAGATGACTTGGCTCATTACAGCAAACGTACTATAGACTTTGAATTTGATTACCCTCATGGGCGTGATGAGTTGCTTGGGCTTGCGTATCGGACGGACTTTGACCTAGGTAATGTCCAGCGAGAGTCTGGCAAGAACATGATATATCGCCCAAAAGATGGTGGTGAGCCGTTTGTGCCACATGTGATTGAACCATCTTTTGGCGTAGAACGAGCGTTTATGGCCGTGCTTGTCAGTGCTTATGCAGAGGATGAACAAAGTGGTGAAAAGCGTGTATTCCTAAAGCTTCCTGCGCATCTCGCACCAGTGAAGGTGGCGGTTTCGCCACTACTCAAGAACAAGCCAGAGTTGGTGCAAAAGGCTCAAGAAGTTTACAAAACTCTAAAGAACGAGTTTGGTAATGTTATGTGGGACGATAACGGCAACATCGGTAAGCGTTACCGTCGCCAGGACGAGATCGGCACGCCGTATTGTGTGGTGATAGATTTCCAAACCTTAGAGGACGACACCGTGACTGTCCGCGACCGCGACACCACTAAACAAGAACGAATTAAAATTATAGAATTAGGAACTAAACTGTGA
- the recO gene encoding DNA repair protein RecO, whose product MKHINTTGVVLGRINYREADRIIKVITPDFGKVSLMARGVRKIKSKLAGGIELFSISTLSFIQGSGEISTLTSTRLQTHFSNIIQDYSRTSVGYEVLGLLDKTTEDSCGTEYYHLLVNALSYLDNLKLDSQITRCWFLGNLLKVLGHYPNVVTDVDNIALKESQQYDFDYQNMAFVTASTGRFNKNHIKILRMLIDQNPTILQHVSGVLDIMNDIQQILSRCIKQTTS is encoded by the coding sequence ATGAAACACATAAACACAACCGGAGTAGTACTTGGTAGGATAAATTACCGTGAAGCGGATAGGATCATTAAAGTTATTACTCCGGATTTTGGAAAGGTTAGTTTAATGGCTCGTGGCGTACGAAAAATAAAAAGTAAACTAGCGGGAGGAATCGAATTATTTAGTATTAGTACATTGAGCTTTATTCAAGGCAGTGGTGAAATATCAACCCTAACATCAACTCGTTTGCAAACTCATTTTAGTAACATCATACAAGACTATTCTCGTACTTCTGTTGGTTATGAGGTTCTGGGCTTATTAGATAAAACAACTGAAGATAGTTGCGGTACTGAGTATTATCATCTCTTGGTTAATGCTCTGTCATATTTAGACAATCTAAAACTAGACAGCCAGATTACTAGGTGCTGGTTTCTAGGTAATCTATTAAAGGTTTTAGGGCACTATCCAAATGTTGTGACAGACGTCGATAATATTGCTCTTAAAGAAAGTCAACAGTATGACTTTGACTATCAAAATATGGCTTTTGTTACCGCAAGTACCGGAAGGTTTAATAAGAACCACATTAAGATTCTACGTATGTTAATTGATCAAAATCCGACAATATTACAGCATGTTTCTGGGGTTTTAGATATTATGAACGATATTCAGCAAATCCTATCAAGATGCATAAAGCAAACAACTAGCTAA
- a CDS encoding response regulator has product MLSKKPSITNVLVVEPDELLAKTYRRILNDSGYYVRSSTNAQDAIIDIDSTKPDVIIVEIQLRLHNGIELLNEIRSYPDLSEIPIIVLTYVPEVSFSSLLNDKQLKFVKYLHKSQATHQDILFAVQEALAQ; this is encoded by the coding sequence ATGCTAAGTAAAAAACCTAGCATTACTAATGTGTTGGTTGTTGAGCCGGATGAGCTTTTGGCCAAAACATACAGAAGGATACTTAATGATAGTGGCTACTACGTACGTTCTTCGACTAATGCACAAGACGCGATTATTGATATCGACTCTACAAAGCCAGATGTAATAATTGTTGAAATTCAACTTCGTTTACATAATGGTATTGAGTTACTAAATGAGATTCGTTCATATCCAGATTTAAGTGAAATCCCTATTATTGTTTTGACATATGTTCCAGAGGTGAGTTTCTCCAGCTTATTGAACGACAAACAGCTTAAGTTTGTTAAGTATTTACACAAATCTCAAGCAACCCACCAAGATATACTTTTCGCGGTTCAGGAAGCGCTTGCTCAATGA
- the xseB gene encoding exodeoxyribonuclease VII small subunit, with protein sequence MSNNYQQMSDKLDSLMMELKSGDLDIDEAISKYQEAQKLISKMKKYLEEAENKITKIKAEIE encoded by the coding sequence ATGAGCAATAATTACCAACAAATGTCTGATAAATTAGATAGCTTAATGATGGAGCTTAAGAGTGGGGATTTGGATATCGATGAAGCAATAAGCAAGTATCAAGAAGCTCAAAAATTAATTAGCAAAATGAAGAAATATCTTGAGGAAGCAGAGAATAAAATAACTAAGATTAAAGCTGAAATAGAATAG